One genomic window of Anaeromicrobium sediminis includes the following:
- a CDS encoding DUF342 domain-containing protein, with product MNKLFLDVSQDNMVVNITILDEALKTEAHILSALKERGIKYGIDHPKIKELLNSENHIIKEEIARGITSVDGKDAKINLSFSLDKKVKPKMNEDGTVDFKELNLITMVEQGELLGQKDLPANGSDGIDVFGRTVRARKGKDILLRAGKNTSLSEDGLSVYADIAGQVLYDEGKISVSNVYEIQGDVDNNTGNIHFDGNIVINGHVRTGFEVEATGNIEIFGVVEGARVKAGGHIIIHKGIQSQNNGYIICEGNLNCKYIQNSNVVVRGDLFVDIIMHSSVQVQGAVYAKGKKGLIVGGETTAAKEIEAMIIGSSMATITRIETGINPESKETYKKVQEELKVVSRNRENVIKAIKLLNKIIDTPLFTKDKQSIYEKSIKTENFLKIKEIELNEELDSIEEQIAKSKEIGSVKIDEGVYPGVKISVNNAIYYVRDELSKVKFIKNEDGIKIIHL from the coding sequence GTGAATAAACTATTTTTAGATGTTTCACAGGATAACATGGTAGTAAATATTACCATACTTGATGAGGCGTTAAAAACGGAAGCACACATTTTAAGTGCTTTAAAAGAAAGAGGAATAAAGTATGGAATAGATCATCCGAAAATTAAAGAACTTTTAAATAGTGAAAATCATATAATTAAAGAAGAAATTGCTAGAGGTATTACTTCTGTCGATGGGAAAGATGCTAAAATAAACCTTTCCTTTTCTTTAGATAAAAAAGTTAAGCCTAAAATGAATGAAGATGGAACTGTTGATTTCAAAGAATTAAATCTAATTACAATGGTGGAACAAGGTGAATTATTGGGTCAAAAGGACTTGCCTGCAAATGGTTCCGACGGAATAGATGTATTCGGAAGGACTGTACGAGCTAGGAAAGGAAAAGATATTCTATTAAGGGCTGGTAAGAACACTAGTTTGAGTGAGGATGGTCTTAGTGTATATGCAGATATTGCTGGACAAGTGTTATATGATGAAGGAAAAATAAGTGTATCTAATGTATATGAAATTCAAGGGGATGTGGACAATAATACTGGAAATATTCACTTTGATGGAAATATTGTTATAAATGGACATGTGAGAACTGGTTTTGAGGTGGAGGCCACTGGGAACATTGAAATTTTTGGTGTGGTAGAAGGAGCTCGAGTAAAAGCTGGTGGGCATATAATTATTCACAAGGGAATACAAAGTCAAAATAATGGATATATAATTTGTGAAGGTAACTTGAATTGTAAATACATACAAAATAGTAATGTAGTTGTGAGAGGAGATCTTTTTGTAGATATAATAATGCATTCTAGTGTACAAGTGCAAGGGGCTGTATATGCAAAAGGAAAAAAAGGATTAATCGTAGGAGGTGAAACCACTGCTGCTAAAGAAATCGAGGCTATGATCATAGGCTCTAGCATGGCCACTATTACTAGAATAGAGACAGGGATTAATCCTGAAAGTAAAGAAACATATAAAAAAGTACAAGAAGAGTTAAAGGTAGTAAGTAGAAATCGTGAAAATGTAATAAAGGCAATAAAACTATTAAATAAAATTATTGATACTCCATTGTTTACTAAGGATAAGCAATCCATATATGAAAAGTCTATTAAAACAGAGAATTTTTTAAAGATTAAAGAAATAGAGTTAAATGAAGAATTGGATTCCATAGAAGAGCAAATTGCCAAGTCAAAGGAAATAGGGTCAGTTAAGATAGATGAGGGGGTTTATCCAGGAGTTAAGATATCAGTAAATAATGCTATTTACTATGTAAGGGATGAATTGAGTAAAGTTAAATTTATAAAAAATGAGGATGGCATAAAAATAATACACCTATAG
- a CDS encoding FliA/WhiG family RNA polymerase sigma factor, with protein MDDKKLWQLYAKTKDKHIKEKLILKYVSIVKNVAGRLFSSYGNNVEYEDLISYGIFGLMDAIEKFDHNKNVKFETYAQIRIRGAIIDQLRNLDWVPRSIRQKHKNIERAYFELENKLGRYATDTEIAEYVGISKRELDNVFNEIHTLSVVSLEEKISNNSSFSIVSNYHEYNPDKTIEKEEIKAELIRSLENLSEKEQMVIKLYYYEELTYKEIAHILNVSESRISQIHSKAINKLGTKLSNII; from the coding sequence ATGGATGATAAAAAGTTATGGCAGCTATATGCAAAGACAAAAGATAAGCATATAAAAGAGAAATTGATTTTAAAATATGTTTCCATAGTAAAAAATGTGGCTGGTAGATTATTTAGTAGCTATGGAAATAATGTGGAATATGAGGATCTAATAAGTTACGGGATTTTTGGACTCATGGATGCTATTGAAAAATTTGATCATAATAAAAATGTGAAATTTGAGACCTATGCTCAAATTAGAATTAGAGGAGCCATAATAGATCAATTGAGAAATTTAGATTGGGTTCCTAGGTCAATAAGGCAAAAACATAAAAATATTGAACGAGCTTATTTTGAATTGGAAAATAAGCTAGGAAGATATGCTACAGATACGGAAATTGCAGAATATGTAGGCATAAGTAAAAGGGAATTAGATAATGTATTTAATGAAATTCATACCTTATCGGTAGTGTCACTTGAAGAAAAAATATCTAACAATAGCAGTTTTTCCATAGTATCCAATTATCATGAGTATAACCCAGACAAGACCATAGAGAAAGAAGAAATAAAAGCGGAGTTAATTAGAAGTCTAGAGAATTTGTCAGAGAAAGAACAAATGGTTATAAAATTATATTATTATGAGGAGTTGACTTATAAAGAAATTGCCCATATTCTTAATGTATCTGAATCAAGAATATCCCAAATTCATAGTAAGGCAATAAATAAATTAGGAACTAAACTTTCAAATATAATATAG
- a CDS encoding chemotaxis protein CheD → MGKVIKVGMADLNVAKSGDCLTTLGLGSCIGITLYDPISKVAGLAHIMLPSSKSIKNNSNPAKFADTAMDILIDKMIKAGARKTRLVSKIAGGAQMFSFSTKNDLMKIGQRNAIATKEILKEKGIRLIGDDTGGNFGRTIEINSDTGILFIKTIGKGTKEI, encoded by the coding sequence ATGGGGAAAGTAATTAAAGTGGGGATGGCAGATTTAAATGTGGCAAAATCAGGGGATTGCTTAACTACTCTAGGATTAGGTTCCTGTATAGGAATTACTCTATATGATCCAATAAGTAAAGTGGCGGGGTTGGCTCATATAATGCTTCCTTCTAGTAAAAGTATTAAGAATAATAGTAATCCAGCAAAGTTTGCAGATACGGCTATGGATATTTTAATAGATAAAATGATTAAGGCTGGAGCACGAAAAACTCGTCTCGTAAGTAAAATTGCAGGTGGAGCTCAAATGTTTTCCTTTTCAACTAAAAATGACTTGATGAAAATAGGACAAAGAAATGCAATTGCTACCAAAGAAATTTTAAAAGAAAAAGGAATACGACTAATAGGTGACGATACAGGCGGGAATTTTGGAAGGACTATAGAAATAAATTCAGATACGGGAATTTTGTTCATAAAAACTATTGGAAAAGGTACAAAAGAAATATAG